The genomic DNA TTTAATTGCTTTAAGATTTTAGAATGGGCAAACGATAAAATctcaatttcactaaaaacaaaGGTTTCTTTCGACATGAACAGTTTTCCAAAAATAAACGTTTCCAAAAGCTTCTATTAAAAAGATTTCGTTTAGACTTAACAAAGAATATACGCTTTACAtcgaattaaaataaaattaattaactagAATGGTTTTAACTCAACAAACTTGTTTTCAACTTCCATTGCATGTGACATTGCTAGATTCGGCCAGAACgtttaggccaggtttggggtgttacatttagttgtatcagagtcaagttgcaaaaccCAGCTATGGATTTGGGGTTTAAACTTGGTTTTGAAGAAATGACTTCTAAATGGTTTGAAATATTTTTGATTCAGAATGTGGTACACCAAGTCTCCGGCACTGATCCTGTAAGTCCTCTATACTCTGATAAACCGATTAGATACTACTAACAGTTTACTCTGAAAACATTAATTTAGACTATTCTGAAAACACTTTATTTAGTGTATATTGAGACTGCGAATTACGAAAAACACTCTAAACTACTAAAACTACTtgcataaaacatctgttaataatTATTGAATTGTAATTGATTCATAAAACTCTTAATACAAATAATTCGATTAGATATGAGCACACGAGGCATCCAAGAACGGGGTACTAGAGGCTGTGGTAAGGGTCGTAGAGGGGCCCGAGCTGGGTCCTCATCTTCAAGTAACTTGCCTAATCTGTATACGAGCGAGATGCTGGTTTCACCTACTGCTGAAACTAGGTCTCATAATCGCATGGCTGGGGATGACACTTTGTCCTAGGCTATACTTAGGATATTTGAGTGGATCGTTGGGCCTAATACTAGATCTAGGGCTGGGGGTCGGTTACGGAACGGCTCTGGTCTAATGGGGCTGAgctatttaggggtgtcactagagttgcccctaatgtagccaagtactggatggaggccacGGAAAGAATCATGGATGATTTGGACTTTACCTATGAACAGAATTTGAAAGGGGCTGCTTCATTGCATCGTGATGAAGCATACCAATGGTGGCTGaccgttaaggagggcactcagcccgagcGACTGACATGGGATTTCTATAAGTCTGCTTTCCAAGGTAAATATATGGGGGCAAGCTATATCGATGCTAGGAGACGTGAGTTTATGAATCTCTCGCAAGGGGATCGTACAGTGGTCGAGTATGAGGGTGAGTTTTTGAGATTGAGCAGCTATGCGCGAGGAATGGTGAGGACTGAATATGAGCGTTGTGTCCACTTCAAGGATGGACTAAGGGATAGTTTgagagttctgatagctccacaaagggagtgtGACTTTTTAGCACTggtagtgtaacaccctaaacttggcctagacgttatggctagatctgacgtgtcacattgaagtttttaagaaaacccatgcctctttcaacgtccttcttagtgttttaaaagatagtctttgctaagttaataaagtgaatggaagctgtgcaccggtaggtatccaaacagaggaggtgagccatgaaggtcgcttaagtaccaagctcttgattggatccaatcctagacatgcccacaaccattgccacactttggtgctaggttaggttttgagaaaaacgagttggaactcatttaagtagatatttttgataaactgatAAATTGTATCGttgcattattttgaaaacaattatcattttggaaacgcgccctaggtctaactcatattgttattaaaaaaatatagggtataagataaaataatcccagaaaaataattaaaatggccttattacaacccaaaaccaaataataatattaataagataaaacttataaagaaataaattggctacttattgcaattaaaagaaatgaaatagtAGTGTGGTCATCtcaagtccctcgcagctccaaactatctaagcttagggattacactTGCAGTTAAaaagcgggtgagtttacgaaaactcggtgtgtaatccccaacaaaaaaaaaagcaGTGAATAACACGTTGTCAAGACAATctggccaaagccctattcatgAATAAAGatgcagtttgggccttagcccttaaacaagagtaatatgggcctaagccctaattgaTCTCGACATATCTTTGGGTCAAGCTTTTTCaaaaatcatatcactgggccaaagctttttcataaatcatatcactgggccgaagccttttcataaatcatatcactggccgaagcctttactgtaaacgataTGGGCCATAGGCCCAAATTAATACCACATGCACtattaatggatgtatgcaagcccgttttgggagactactcaacccaccaaccgctactctccacccgtaccaaccaagctctccatgtggggaataactcaacccacccaaccaaaacaATCCTctagcagcatagctgctttatcatataactggaggcctagcctcttttaataactggggcaaagccctttttgataaactggggcaaagcccttttgatggcccGGGCATAGCctttttagcacttcctccatttataaaacccaacccattcaacatgtcatgtatgcagaatgtcatgcctatatttgaatcaaacaatcacagtcaagtcattcatatcaccaacatatattcaaaatcaaatccatcaaccacacagtccaagttagtcacttgcccacaagggcaaaacagccatttttcatattataagggtaatttcataattttaccaaatatcagggtttttcatgttcattaaaaattatcaatattttcgagtgt from Gossypium arboreum isolate Shixiya-1 chromosome 9, ASM2569848v2, whole genome shotgun sequence includes the following:
- the LOC108455322 gene encoding uncharacterized protein LOC108455322, translated to MEATERIMDDLDFTYEQNLKGAASLHRDEAYQWWLTVKEGTQPERLTWDFYKSAFQGKYMGASYIDARRREFMNLSQGDRTVVEYEGEFLRLSSYARGMVRTEYERCVHFKDGLRDSLRVLIAPQRECDFLALVV